One Maribacter cobaltidurans genomic window carries:
- a CDS encoding serine hydrolase domain-containing protein — MMNRFLYLSILSTVLFYGCSTDQINQEEEILDTTESESLYFPPLNSDTWETIAPSELNWNEEAIPELYTLLDDKGTKAFIILKDGKIVMEWYATDFDKDSAWYWASAGKTLTSFVTGIAIEEGYLELNDPTSEYLGAGWTSLPTEKENLINVWNQLTMTTGLDDTKGDCKTPDCLTYIANAGTRWGYHNAPYTLIQDVITNATGEDFELYFANTLKDKIGMSGTWLSSNGDNNVYWSTARSMARFGLLNLNNGIWEDTVILGNEEFLSDMKNTSQDLNKSYGYLWWLNGKESAMVPQSQIVFPTQLIPNAPSDLYAGLGKNDQKLYVIPSENMVVVRMGQDTGDAALGPSSFDNELWSYLNAIID, encoded by the coding sequence ATGATGAATCGATTTTTGTATTTATCCATTTTATCTACAGTGTTATTCTATGGGTGTTCCACAGACCAGATCAACCAGGAAGAAGAAATTCTAGATACCACTGAATCTGAGTCCCTGTATTTTCCCCCTCTAAATTCCGACACCTGGGAAACAATTGCACCTTCTGAATTGAATTGGAACGAAGAAGCCATCCCTGAACTATATACCCTGTTGGATGATAAAGGAACCAAAGCTTTTATCATCCTAAAAGATGGTAAAATTGTCATGGAATGGTATGCTACAGATTTTGATAAGGACTCTGCATGGTATTGGGCATCCGCTGGAAAAACATTGACCTCCTTTGTTACGGGTATCGCTATTGAAGAGGGTTATTTGGAATTGAACGACCCAACTTCAGAATACTTAGGGGCAGGCTGGACCTCGCTACCTACGGAAAAAGAAAATTTGATTAACGTTTGGAATCAATTGACCATGACCACAGGTTTGGATGATACCAAAGGAGATTGTAAAACCCCGGATTGCCTAACGTATATCGCCAATGCAGGAACTCGTTGGGGATATCACAATGCCCCTTACACTTTAATTCAAGATGTTATCACGAATGCGACCGGTGAGGATTTTGAACTTTATTTTGCCAATACGCTTAAGGATAAAATTGGTATGAGCGGTACCTGGCTCTCCAGTAATGGAGACAATAATGTGTATTGGAGCACCGCAAGAAGCATGGCCCGTTTTGGACTTTTAAACTTGAATAATGGTATTTGGGAAGACACCGTAATATTGGGTAATGAGGAATTTCTTTCCGATATGAAGAATACCTCTCAAGATCTGAACAAATCCTACGGTTACCTCTGGTGGCTGAACGGAAAGGAAAGTGCTATGGTACCGCAGTCCCAGATTGTATTTCCTACACAATTGATACCCAATGCACCTTCTGACCTGTATGCCGGTTTAGGCAAGAATGACCAAAAATTGTATGTGATTCCCAGTGAGAATATGGTAGTCGTTCGTATGGGTCAAGATACCGGAGACGCTGCCTTGGGGCCCTCTAGTTTTGATAATGAGCTTTGGTCCTATTTGAATGCAATTATAGATTAA
- the rimO gene encoding 30S ribosomal protein S12 methylthiotransferase RimO: protein MRTKTLKKNKINVVTLGCSKNVYDSEVLMGQLRANDKEVVHEEEGNVVVINTCGFIANAKEESVNTILEYVQKKEDGVVDKVFVTGCLSERYKPDLQKEIPNVDEYFGTSELPNLLKALGADYKHELIGERLTTTPKNYAYLKIAEGCDRPCSFCAIPLMRGKHKSTPIEQLVAEAEKLAAKGVKELILIAQDLTYYGLDLYKKRNLAELLRALVQVDGIEWIRLHYAFPTGFPMDVLDVMRDESKVCNYLDIPLQHISDSILKSMRRGTTKEKTTQLLQDFRKAVPGMTIRTTLIVGYPGETEEDFETLKSWVEEMRFERLGCFTYSHEENTHAYNLVDDVPEEIKQVRANEIMEIQSQISWELNQQKVGETFKCIIDRKEGNYFVGRTEFDSPDVDNEVLVDATKHYLKQGEFVTIKITEAADFDLYGEPV from the coding sequence ATGCGCACAAAAACGCTCAAAAAGAATAAGATCAATGTGGTTACCTTGGGTTGTAGCAAAAATGTGTACGATTCCGAGGTGCTTATGGGACAGTTGCGTGCCAACGACAAGGAGGTTGTACATGAAGAAGAGGGTAATGTAGTGGTCATCAATACCTGTGGGTTTATAGCCAACGCCAAAGAGGAAAGCGTAAATACGATTTTGGAGTATGTTCAAAAGAAGGAGGACGGTGTTGTAGATAAAGTTTTTGTTACTGGTTGTTTAAGCGAGCGCTATAAGCCCGATTTACAAAAGGAAATCCCGAATGTGGACGAGTACTTTGGTACCAGTGAACTTCCTAATTTATTAAAAGCATTAGGTGCGGACTATAAGCATGAGCTTATCGGGGAGCGATTGACAACAACCCCTAAAAATTATGCCTATTTAAAGATTGCGGAAGGCTGTGACCGTCCGTGTTCCTTTTGTGCCATCCCTTTAATGCGTGGCAAACACAAAAGCACGCCCATAGAACAGTTGGTTGCGGAAGCTGAAAAATTAGCGGCAAAAGGGGTCAAAGAACTTATTCTGATAGCCCAAGACCTTACTTATTACGGCCTAGATTTATATAAAAAAAGAAACCTTGCCGAACTTTTAAGGGCCTTGGTACAGGTTGATGGAATAGAATGGATTCGCTTACATTATGCATTCCCAACAGGCTTCCCTATGGATGTTCTGGATGTTATGCGTGATGAATCCAAGGTCTGTAATTATCTGGATATTCCCTTACAACATATTTCCGATAGTATTTTAAAGAGTATGCGCAGGGGTACCACAAAGGAAAAGACGACTCAATTACTTCAGGATTTTAGGAAAGCGGTTCCGGGTATGACCATTAGAACCACCTTAATTGTGGGGTATCCTGGCGAAACCGAGGAAGATTTTGAAACCTTAAAATCTTGGGTGGAGGAGATGAGGTTCGAACGCTTAGGTTGTTTTACCTATAGCCACGAAGAAAATACACATGCCTACAATTTGGTTGATGATGTTCCAGAAGAAATAAAACAGGTGCGTGCCAATGAAATCATGGAGATACAGTCCCAAATTTCTTGGGAACTGAATCAGCAGAAAGTTGGTGAAACCTTCAAATGTATCATTGATCGTAAGGAAGGCAATTACTTTGTGGGGAGAACGGAGTTCGATTCCCCGGATGTGGATAATGAGGTGTTGGTGGATGCTACCAAACATTATCTAAAACAGGGCGAGTTTGTAACTATCAAAATTACCGAAGCGGCAGATTTTGACCTTTATGGGGAGCCGGTTTAA
- a CDS encoding DUF4177 domain-containing protein, whose protein sequence is MAEYKVETLIYYSKLTLDTKHIVKSSQKEIQEKLDEHAKEGWKLASTDAVSFGAAIYIYLYFEK, encoded by the coding sequence ATGGCGGAATATAAGGTTGAGACCCTAATTTATTATAGTAAGCTGACTCTGGACACGAAACACATCGTAAAGTCCTCCCAAAAGGAGATTCAGGAAAAATTGGATGAGCACGCCAAGGAGGGCTGGAAACTCGCTTCCACGGATGCGGTTAGTTTTGGAGCCGCCATTTATATTTATCTCTATTTTGAAAAGTGA
- a CDS encoding M14 family metallopeptidase, protein MKRLLPILLFTLPTFLLAQLKSPSEFLGYELGTQFTRHHQVVDYYQYLAQAEPNRMKLMEYGKTNERRPLLLAYLSTEANMNNLEEIRAEHLKNVDGSGSPSKVIVWLSYNVHGNESVSTEASMQTIYDLLTSKKDYLENTVVIMDPCINPDGRDRYVNWYNQYKNTPFNVDPNSKEHHEGWWSGRSNHYMFDLNRDWAWLTQVESQQRLKQFNKWLPHVHVDFHEQGVDNPYYFAPAAEPFHEVITDFQREFQETVGKNHAKYFDANGWFYFTKEVFDLLYPSYGDTYPTYNGGIGMTYEQGGSGRAGLGIITSIGDTLTLKDRIAHHYTTGISTVEVASKNVDRLNSEFKKFYQQKNFKQQSYILNGNADKLEALANLLDKHEIEYGTGSNTSYKGFRYDTSKSGTLRGTDKSLVVSTDQKKGTLVKVLFEPNAKLSDSVTYDITAWSLPYAYGLDAVATDGTVQQNTYQATNETYGVTSPDSYAYLTDWNSIKDAKFLAELLKHKIRVRYAQKPFKADGINYKRGSLIIIGADNKHIDGFSTILDEASKKFSKSLTPTSTGFVESGKDFGSSSVEVLQELKIAVLSGEPTSTLRFGEIWHFFEQQLNYPITVLDESYFGRVNLSEYDILILPDGWGYRSFLSEKVTDKIKDWVSQGGKLIAMGGAIDGLAKQKGFGIKEKEQKKDTTVNLQAFDASERDYIKSAITGAIFKTTVDSTNPLAYGYEDSYFTLKLGDRSYNYLDGGNAVYLAEGQNIPVSGFAGSEAKKKISETLIFGTERMGRGQVIYMIDNPLFRGFWENGKLFFANALFMVN, encoded by the coding sequence ATGAAAAGACTTTTACCAATTCTCCTATTTACCCTTCCAACATTTTTACTGGCACAACTTAAATCACCATCCGAATTTTTAGGATATGAGCTGGGAACGCAATTTACCCGTCATCATCAAGTAGTGGATTACTACCAATACTTGGCCCAGGCGGAGCCAAATAGAATGAAGTTAATGGAATACGGGAAAACCAATGAACGTAGGCCATTGTTACTTGCGTATCTTTCCACAGAGGCCAACATGAACAACCTTGAGGAAATTAGGGCCGAACATCTTAAAAATGTGGATGGCAGTGGTTCTCCTTCCAAAGTGATCGTTTGGTTAAGTTATAATGTCCACGGGAACGAAAGTGTAAGTACCGAAGCTTCCATGCAGACCATTTATGACCTGCTGACCTCGAAAAAGGACTATTTGGAGAACACGGTAGTCATTATGGATCCCTGTATAAACCCAGATGGTAGGGACCGTTATGTAAATTGGTACAATCAATATAAAAACACCCCTTTTAATGTAGATCCCAATAGCAAGGAGCACCATGAAGGCTGGTGGAGCGGAAGAAGCAACCATTATATGTTCGATCTTAACCGCGACTGGGCCTGGCTTACCCAAGTGGAAAGTCAGCAACGACTAAAACAGTTCAACAAATGGTTGCCTCATGTACACGTTGATTTTCATGAGCAAGGAGTGGACAATCCCTATTATTTTGCCCCAGCGGCAGAACCATTTCACGAGGTAATTACCGATTTTCAAAGGGAGTTTCAGGAAACTGTCGGTAAAAATCACGCTAAGTATTTTGATGCCAACGGATGGTTCTATTTTACCAAAGAGGTATTTGATTTGCTATATCCAAGTTACGGGGACACCTATCCCACCTATAATGGAGGTATAGGAATGACCTACGAGCAAGGAGGTAGCGGCAGGGCCGGATTGGGTATAATTACAAGCATTGGTGACACATTAACTTTAAAAGACCGTATTGCCCATCACTACACTACAGGAATTTCTACCGTGGAAGTGGCTAGCAAAAATGTAGATCGATTAAACTCGGAATTCAAAAAGTTTTACCAGCAGAAAAATTTCAAACAGCAAAGCTATATCCTAAATGGAAATGCGGATAAGCTAGAAGCTTTGGCCAATCTGTTGGATAAACATGAAATTGAGTATGGAACGGGAAGCAATACCAGTTATAAGGGTTTTAGATATGATACTTCCAAATCCGGTACTTTAAGAGGTACCGATAAAAGTCTTGTAGTTTCCACGGACCAGAAAAAGGGAACTTTGGTAAAGGTTTTGTTTGAACCTAATGCAAAGTTGAGCGATTCGGTTACCTATGATATTACCGCTTGGTCATTGCCCTACGCCTATGGACTTGATGCCGTGGCTACGGATGGTACCGTCCAACAAAATACATATCAAGCCACCAATGAAACTTATGGTGTAACCTCTCCAGACAGCTACGCTTATTTGACAGATTGGAACAGTATAAAAGATGCTAAATTCCTGGCCGAGCTCTTAAAACATAAAATTAGGGTACGATACGCGCAGAAACCATTTAAGGCCGATGGAATAAATTATAAAAGAGGAAGCCTTATTATTATTGGGGCCGACAATAAACATATTGACGGATTCAGTACGATACTGGATGAGGCATCCAAGAAATTCTCAAAAAGCCTGACACCCACTTCAACGGGATTTGTTGAAAGCGGAAAGGATTTTGGTTCCAGTTCAGTGGAAGTACTACAGGAACTTAAAATAGCCGTGCTATCCGGGGAACCTACATCCACCCTAAGGTTCGGGGAAATTTGGCATTTCTTTGAACAACAATTGAATTATCCCATTACCGTCCTGGACGAAAGCTATTTTGGCAGGGTAAATCTCTCCGAATACGATATACTTATTTTACCCGATGGATGGGGATATCGCAGTTTCCTTAGCGAAAAAGTAACGGATAAAATTAAAGACTGGGTAAGCCAAGGTGGAAAATTGATTGCCATGGGAGGGGCCATAGACGGACTCGCCAAACAAAAAGGATTCGGTATTAAGGAAAAGGAACAAAAAAAGGATACTACCGTAAACCTTCAGGCTTTTGACGCTTCGGAAAGGGATTACATAAAGTCTGCCATTACGGGGGCAATTTTTAAAACTACGGTCGATTCCACAAACCCTTTGGCTTATGGTTATGAGGATTCTTATTTCACCTTGAAATTAGGAGACCGTTCCTACAACTATTTGGATGGTGGTAATGCCGTTTATCTCGCAGAAGGTCAAAACATTCCCGTTTCCGGGTTTGCCGGAAGCGAAGCCAAGAAGAAAATTTCGGAGACACTTATTTTCGGAACGGAAAGGATGGGTAGGGGCCAGGTAATTTATATGATAGACAATCCGCTTTTTAGAGGTTTTTGGGAGAACGGCAAATTATTTTTTGCCAATGCATTGTTTATGGTGAATTAG
- the bshC gene encoding bacillithiol biosynthesis cysteine-adding enzyme BshC: MDIDCLPFRKTGYFSSLICDYIEGMPELETLYNRFPKIESFRAQIREKESYPQTHRDVLVNALKQQYSGLEASELTLENINSLSNTGTYTIVTGHQLNLFTGPLYFLYKIISTINLAKQLKDEYPSYNFVPVYWMATEDHDFEEINYFNFQGKKILWNRKASGAVGHLSTEGLNEVFEIFSLGVGGSKNATYLKELFSKAYLDHATLTEATRFLANELFKEHGLVILDGDDKSLKKLLVPYAKKDIFDQVSFKKVSDKIAEIQQINPDYPVQVNPREINYFYLKDDIRERIIEQDGTYFVNDTQLSFSKEELIAELEEHPERFSPNVVARPLYQEVILPNLCYIGGGGELAYWLELKSSFEAMNVPFPILLLRNSALVITEKQNEKLQKLNVSHSDIFLKQHSLINKKIREISNIDIDFTPQKQLLEEQFKGMYELAEKTDKSFLGAVKAQEVKQKKGLDNLEKRLLKAQKRKLEDHVLRLTDIQNQLFPGQSLQERQLNFSELYLEYGEELIPMLLRSLNPMDLTFTILTKK, encoded by the coding sequence ATGGATATTGATTGTTTGCCTTTTCGAAAAACAGGATATTTTTCTAGTCTAATTTGTGATTATATTGAGGGGATGCCAGAGTTGGAAACGCTCTATAATCGATTTCCAAAAATTGAAAGTTTTAGGGCACAGATCAGGGAAAAGGAGAGCTACCCCCAAACTCATAGAGATGTTTTGGTAAATGCATTGAAGCAACAATATTCCGGTCTGGAAGCTTCGGAATTGACCTTGGAAAATATCAATTCCCTGAGTAATACAGGAACTTATACTATTGTTACTGGCCATCAGCTCAATTTGTTTACCGGTCCATTATACTTTCTCTACAAGATAATTTCTACCATTAATTTGGCAAAGCAATTAAAGGATGAATACCCCTCATACAACTTTGTTCCGGTATATTGGATGGCCACCGAGGACCATGATTTTGAAGAAATAAACTATTTTAATTTTCAAGGAAAAAAAATCCTGTGGAATAGGAAAGCTTCAGGTGCGGTTGGACACTTGTCCACTGAAGGTTTGAATGAAGTATTTGAAATTTTTTCGCTAGGTGTTGGGGGCAGCAAAAATGCCACCTATCTAAAAGAACTTTTCTCCAAAGCTTATTTAGATCATGCAACATTGACCGAGGCAACTCGATTTTTGGCCAATGAACTTTTTAAGGAACATGGCTTGGTCATTTTGGATGGTGACGATAAGAGTCTTAAAAAACTGTTGGTACCCTACGCGAAAAAGGACATTTTTGACCAGGTTTCCTTTAAGAAAGTATCGGATAAAATTGCGGAAATACAGCAAATAAATCCGGATTACCCTGTTCAGGTAAACCCTAGGGAAATCAATTATTTTTATTTAAAAGACGATATTCGGGAAAGAATAATCGAGCAGGATGGTACTTATTTTGTAAACGACACTCAATTATCGTTTTCCAAAGAGGAATTGATTGCCGAGTTGGAGGAACATCCGGAGCGATTTTCTCCCAATGTGGTGGCGAGGCCGTTGTATCAAGAAGTGATCTTACCGAATTTGTGTTACATAGGGGGCGGAGGGGAATTGGCCTATTGGCTTGAGCTAAAATCGTCCTTTGAAGCGATGAACGTACCCTTTCCCATACTTTTACTTCGTAATTCGGCGTTGGTAATTACCGAAAAACAAAACGAAAAGTTGCAAAAATTAAATGTTTCCCACAGCGATATTTTCTTGAAGCAACATAGTCTGATCAATAAGAAAATCAGGGAAATATCCAATATCGATATCGATTTTACGCCCCAAAAACAACTATTGGAGGAACAATTCAAGGGAATGTACGAGCTTGCGGAAAAAACGGACAAGTCCTTTTTAGGTGCGGTAAAGGCGCAGGAGGTTAAACAAAAGAAGGGTCTTGATAATCTGGAAAAGCGATTGCTTAAGGCCCAAAAAAGAAAATTGGAAGATCATGTGCTGCGTTTGACCGATATACAGAATCAACTGTTTCCTGGTCAGTCCCTTCAGGAACGACAATTGAACTTCTCCGAACTGTATTTGGAATATGGAGAGGAATTGATTCCTATGCTTTTGAGGTCTCTTAATCCTATGGATTTAACGTTCACGATACTCACAAAAAAATAA
- a CDS encoding ArnT family glycosyltransferase, which translates to MPVVLSVLVITASTFFKAAVELEDAEQAYYSQWLRWGYDDQPPLYTWIQYFFNQLLGFNKFSFSFLRGLLFGGILLLLYQFAKNMHKDVQKAGITVFMMVLIPVFIDFTFRRLSHTSLLCFSILATYFILERLLVKKSVGNYILFGCCVAFGLLSKYNYVLFLLAFSIVGLLDGELRKVIFNRKIFITILLAMVLVAPHFYWLFGPNENWSMVRESIQDKTGDGTADYLFGITPVILIIKGLIPLMTPLLLVFLVLVLLKKVTLQRPKWDWFSELFVVQILVLLLFFLLVKAQKVEVRWLLPLLLPFIILWIKSFQFENIIKIKRYAFVTFIMLIGFQFLRTPMEKVLGIPSSVHFGFEPISNILRQDYSDKEWVLPDVTYAGNIKLLNPNRLIFSNDDFSLGNNIKNKNKVFVHIGKIPDEYTKPTDSILGFGREKDTLFFVPSLKRIELKD; encoded by the coding sequence GTGCCGGTGGTTTTATCCGTTTTGGTGATTACGGCAAGTACTTTTTTTAAGGCAGCCGTAGAATTGGAAGACGCTGAACAGGCTTATTATTCGCAATGGTTACGTTGGGGATATGATGACCAGCCGCCTTTATATACTTGGATACAATATTTCTTTAACCAGTTACTTGGATTCAACAAATTTTCTTTTTCCTTTTTACGGGGACTCCTATTTGGGGGTATTCTTTTGTTGTTATACCAATTTGCCAAGAACATGCACAAAGATGTTCAAAAGGCCGGAATCACTGTTTTTATGATGGTCCTGATACCTGTTTTTATTGATTTCACCTTTAGGCGGCTGTCCCATACTTCTCTTTTGTGTTTTTCAATATTGGCAACGTACTTCATATTGGAAAGGCTGCTTGTTAAAAAATCAGTTGGGAATTATATTCTTTTTGGTTGTTGTGTCGCTTTTGGTCTATTGTCCAAATACAACTATGTATTGTTTTTATTGGCCTTTAGTATAGTGGGTCTCTTGGATGGAGAACTACGAAAGGTAATTTTTAATAGAAAAATATTCATTACAATTCTATTGGCCATGGTTCTTGTGGCACCTCATTTCTACTGGCTTTTTGGGCCAAATGAAAATTGGTCTATGGTACGGGAAAGTATACAGGATAAAACTGGGGATGGTACTGCAGATTATTTATTCGGAATTACACCGGTAATCCTGATAATTAAGGGTTTAATACCTTTAATGACACCATTACTTCTAGTTTTCTTGGTTTTGGTCCTATTGAAAAAAGTGACTCTACAACGACCTAAATGGGATTGGTTTTCTGAGCTTTTTGTAGTTCAAATTTTGGTTTTATTGCTGTTTTTCTTGCTAGTAAAGGCACAAAAGGTTGAGGTAAGATGGTTGTTGCCCTTATTGCTACCTTTCATAATACTGTGGATCAAATCATTTCAATTTGAGAATATTATAAAAATTAAAAGGTATGCTTTTGTGACCTTTATAATGTTAATAGGTTTTCAGTTTTTAAGAACGCCCATGGAAAAAGTATTGGGCATTCCGTCTTCCGTTCATTTCGGGTTTGAACCGATTTCCAATATATTACGTCAGGATTATTCAGACAAAGAATGGGTTTTACCCGACGTTACCTATGCTGGAAATATTAAATTGCTAAACCCGAATCGGTTGATTTTTTCCAATGACGACTTTTCTTTGGGGAATAACATCAAGAATAAGAACAAAGTTTTTGTGCACATAGGAAAAATCCCGGATGAATACACAAAACCTACCGACAGTATTTTAGGTTTTGGTAGGGAAAAGGACACCTTATTTTTTGTCCCGAGTCTAAAACGAATTGAATTAAAAGATTAA
- a CDS encoding pyridoxal phosphate-dependent decarboxylase family protein, whose product MHDIDIDMVEMTLDVVKYAINRITQTNPELGKPKTEAELRRLVGETVTNSGIGGEKAFELFRQVLVKATVPIDHPRHLAFVPASPTRAAILFDLVTSASSIHGAYWMEGAGGIFCENEAMKWLVSLTGMPEPAFGVFTSGGTAANLSAIVVAREKWRKNPRNINQKGILITSIGAHSSIKAMAKVIDADVLLVASEDAMSQSALEAFYDKLPETEKERVFAVVATGGTTNAGIIDELDGIANFCRSKNLWFHVDAAYGGGALAAKSVRHLFKGIEKADSVTIDPHKWLFSPYDCGAVIYKNPEEAKEAHAQEGSYLEIFKDEGAHGFNPSDYQIQLTRRLRGLPLWFSLATHGTEKYEWAVEQGIKLAKIAGELIEKNPLTELVREPSLSCVLYRRIGWSAEDYRNWTYRNHESGFALVTPTKWKSTNGYETVSRFCFINPDTTQKDIQDILKSME is encoded by the coding sequence ATGCACGATATAGATATAGATATGGTTGAAATGACCCTTGACGTGGTCAAATATGCCATCAACAGAATTACGCAAACCAATCCAGAGTTGGGCAAACCAAAAACTGAGGCCGAACTTCGGAGATTGGTCGGGGAAACAGTCACTAATAGTGGAATAGGAGGGGAGAAGGCTTTTGAATTATTTAGGCAAGTTCTGGTCAAGGCCACGGTGCCTATTGACCACCCAAGACATTTGGCTTTTGTTCCAGCATCACCAACCCGAGCCGCCATTTTGTTCGATTTGGTGACATCGGCATCGAGTATTCATGGGGCCTATTGGATGGAAGGTGCAGGTGGAATTTTTTGTGAAAACGAGGCCATGAAGTGGTTGGTTTCACTTACGGGTATGCCAGAACCCGCTTTTGGCGTGTTCACCAGTGGGGGAACTGCGGCCAATTTATCGGCTATAGTCGTGGCCAGGGAAAAATGGAGAAAAAATCCAAGGAACATAAATCAAAAAGGAATTTTAATTACCTCCATTGGAGCGCATTCCTCAATCAAGGCCATGGCCAAGGTAATCGATGCGGATGTTTTGCTGGTAGCGTCGGAAGATGCCATGAGCCAATCGGCCTTGGAAGCGTTTTACGACAAATTACCGGAAACCGAAAAAGAAAGGGTTTTTGCTGTTGTGGCCACAGGGGGAACTACAAACGCCGGAATTATTGATGAGTTGGATGGAATTGCAAACTTTTGTCGCTCCAAAAATCTCTGGTTTCATGTAGATGCGGCCTACGGTGGCGGTGCACTTGCTGCAAAATCGGTTCGTCATTTGTTCAAAGGAATAGAAAAGGCGGATAGTGTTACCATTGATCCCCATAAGTGGTTATTCTCTCCCTATGATTGTGGTGCGGTCATTTATAAGAATCCCGAAGAGGCCAAGGAGGCCCATGCCCAAGAAGGTTCCTATTTGGAAATTTTTAAGGATGAAGGTGCGCATGGATTTAATCCGTCCGATTATCAAATACAATTGACCAGACGTCTAAGGGGCTTGCCATTGTGGTTTTCCTTGGCGACCCATGGTACCGAAAAATACGAGTGGGCTGTAGAGCAGGGCATCAAATTAGCAAAAATAGCTGGAGAGCTCATAGAAAAGAATCCACTAACCGAATTGGTCAGGGAACCCAGTCTTTCCTGTGTGCTGTACAGAAGAATTGGCTGGTCAGCAGAAGATTATAGAAACTGGACCTATAGAAATCATGAATCTGGCTTTGCATTGGTAACGCCTACCAAATGGAAGTCTACCAATGGTTACGAAACGGTATCCCGATTTTGTTTCATCAATCCGGATACAACGCAAAAGGATATTCAGGATATTTTAAAAAGTATGGAGTAG
- a CDS encoding pyridoxamine 5'-phosphate oxidase family protein encodes MMDGFWKELQEELKKGVNEKEHPFRFGTFGTVGVDKLPRLRTVVLRHLFENGHLCFYTDKRSKKVMHITENPNVSLLFYHPEKLLQVKIEGLASVVTNENKLQTMWKEIPESNKKDYTTETAPGSTLKNPDNLEYLTGDHFFCMIEIEPFRIEYLKLKKPHHIRVAFEKEDDNWESEFLVP; translated from the coding sequence ATGATGGACGGTTTTTGGAAAGAACTTCAAGAAGAACTAAAAAAGGGGGTAAACGAGAAAGAACACCCCTTTAGGTTTGGGACATTTGGAACTGTGGGAGTGGACAAGTTACCACGATTACGGACCGTAGTCCTTAGACATTTGTTTGAAAATGGACACCTTTGTTTTTATACGGACAAGCGCTCCAAAAAGGTGATGCATATTACGGAGAACCCTAACGTAAGTCTTTTATTCTATCATCCCGAAAAACTTTTGCAAGTGAAAATTGAAGGACTTGCTTCCGTGGTAACCAATGAAAACAAACTTCAAACCATGTGGAAGGAAATCCCCGAAAGTAACAAGAAGGACTACACTACGGAGACCGCTCCGGGAAGTACCTTAAAAAATCCTGATAATTTGGAATATTTAACCGGAGACCATTTCTTTTGTATGATTGAAATAGAACCTTTTAGGATAGAATACCTAAAGTTGAAAAAACCTCACCATATTCGGGTGGCCTTTGAGAAAGAAGATGATAATTGGGAAAGCGAGTTTTTGGTTCCCTAG
- a CDS encoding SIMPL domain-containing protein produces MKHISAIIFGAAIVIAAYFLGNAYVRRANPPQIISVTGLGNENFTSDLIVWEGQFSATNTVLKSAFDQLNSDKNIVKEYLTSKGIKAEQIIFNSVQTTELRDNKYENGNYVGSIFRGYQLMQTVKIESQDVELIENVSREITELLNKGVQFNSYPPRYYYTKLADLKIEMISKATEDARLRAEKIAENSGSNLGDLVSAKMGVFQITGQNSGEDYSWGGAYNTDSKNKTASITMRLDYKVR; encoded by the coding sequence TTGAAACACATTTCAGCTATAATTTTTGGGGCCGCTATTGTCATTGCCGCCTATTTCTTGGGCAATGCATATGTGAGGCGCGCCAACCCACCTCAAATAATTTCGGTTACAGGCCTTGGTAATGAGAACTTCACTTCAGACCTTATCGTATGGGAAGGGCAATTTTCTGCGACCAACACCGTGCTTAAATCTGCCTTTGACCAACTGAACAGTGATAAAAACATTGTTAAGGAATATTTGACCTCAAAAGGAATAAAAGCCGAACAGATTATATTCAACAGTGTACAGACTACCGAGCTGAGAGACAATAAATACGAAAACGGCAATTATGTGGGAAGTATATTTAGGGGGTACCAACTCATGCAAACGGTAAAGATTGAATCGCAAGATGTGGAACTGATTGAAAACGTTTCCCGGGAAATAACGGAACTCTTAAATAAAGGAGTGCAGTTCAACAGTTACCCGCCAAGATATTATTATACCAAATTAGCCGATCTTAAAATTGAAATGATTTCCAAGGCTACGGAAGATGCCCGATTAAGAGCGGAAAAAATTGCCGAAAATTCTGGTAGTAATCTAGGTGATTTGGTATCGGCCAAAATGGGGGTTTTTCAAATCACTGGGCAAAATTCCGGAGAGGATTATTCCTGGGGTGGGGCATATAATACCGACTCTAAAAACAAGACTGCCTCCATAACGATGCGTTTGGACTACAAAGTGAGATAG